In Pseudomonas sp. GCEP-101, one DNA window encodes the following:
- the hmgA gene encoding homogentisate 1,2-dioxygenase — protein sequence MTASPAYQSGFGNEFASEALPGALPAGMNSPQRVPFGLYAEQFSGTAFTVPRSEARRTWMYRIRPSAAHPRFERLERQITGTALGPVTPNRLRWNSFAMPEEPTDFVDSLLCMAANAEAEAVSGVSLYAYRANTSMRRVFFDADGELLIVPQAGRLRLVTELGILEVEPLEIAVIPRGMRLRVELLDAEAAGYVAENHGAALRLPDLGPIGSNGLANPRDFLAPVAHYEDVDAPVPLVQKFLGELWATQLDHSPFDVVAWHGNNVPYKYDLRRFNTIGSISYDHPDPSIFTVLTSPSDTHGMANMDFVIFPPRWMVAESTFRPPWFHRNLMNEFMGLIQGVYDAKADGFVPGGASLHNCMSAHGPDNATTVQAIAADLKPHKIDKTMAFMFETGRVLRPSRFALDCPQLQRDYDSCWSGMQKTFDPSQEQ from the coding sequence ATGACAGCCTCTCCTGCCTACCAATCCGGGTTCGGCAACGAATTCGCCAGCGAGGCCCTGCCGGGCGCCCTGCCCGCGGGCATGAACTCGCCGCAGCGGGTGCCCTTCGGCCTCTACGCCGAGCAGTTCTCCGGCACGGCCTTCACCGTGCCGCGCAGCGAGGCCCGGCGCACCTGGATGTACCGCATCCGCCCGTCCGCGGCGCACCCGCGCTTCGAGCGCCTGGAACGGCAGATCACCGGCACCGCCCTCGGCCCGGTGACGCCCAACCGTCTGCGCTGGAACAGCTTCGCGATGCCCGAGGAGCCTACCGACTTCGTCGACAGCCTGCTATGCATGGCGGCCAATGCCGAAGCCGAGGCCGTCAGCGGCGTCAGCCTGTATGCCTACCGCGCCAACACCTCGATGCGCCGGGTGTTCTTCGACGCCGATGGCGAGCTCTTGATCGTGCCCCAGGCCGGCCGCCTGCGCCTGGTCACCGAACTGGGCATATTGGAGGTGGAGCCGCTGGAGATCGCCGTGATCCCCCGTGGCATGCGCCTGCGCGTCGAACTGCTGGATGCTGAAGCCGCCGGGTATGTGGCGGAGAACCACGGCGCCGCCCTGCGCCTGCCCGACCTCGGCCCCATCGGCAGCAACGGCCTGGCCAATCCCCGCGACTTCCTCGCCCCGGTGGCGCACTACGAGGATGTGGACGCCCCGGTGCCACTGGTGCAGAAGTTCCTCGGCGAGCTCTGGGCCACCCAGCTCGACCACTCGCCCTTCGACGTGGTCGCCTGGCACGGCAACAACGTGCCCTACAAATACGACCTGCGCCGCTTCAACACCATCGGCTCGATCAGCTACGACCATCCGGACCCGTCCATCTTCACCGTGCTGACCTCCCCCAGCGACACCCACGGCATGGCCAACATGGACTTCGTGATCTTCCCGCCGCGCTGGATGGTCGCCGAGAGCACCTTCCGTCCGCCGTGGTTCCACCGCAACCTGATGAACGAATTCATGGGCCTGATCCAGGGCGTGTACGACGCCAAGGCCGACGGCTTCGTCCCCGGCGGCGCCTCGCTGCACAACTGCATGAGCGCCCACGGCCCGGACAACGCCACCACGGTGCAGGCGATCGCCGCCGACCTCAAACCCCACAAGATCGACAAGACCATGGCCTTCATGTTCGAGACCGGCCGCGTGCTGCGCCCCAGCCGCTTCGCCCTCGACTGCCCGCAACTGCAGCGTGACTACGACAGCTGCTGGAGTGGCATGCAGAAGACCTTCGACCCGTCCCAGGAGCAGTAA